GTGGTTACAGGCTATAAGGACAGACCGATGGATCCGATGTCAAAGTGGACTGGGGTAGTTGAGCTTTTAAAGCCCCCCTCAGACCTCAATTTCTGCAGTGATTAAGTGAGATTTGCGATCCTTGCCCTGCTTGCCTCCAAGCGCTGGTCCAATTACTGCATCGGTGCAATTGTCTCCAAGTGCTGGTGCAATTACTGTACCGGTGCAATTGTCTCCAAGTGCCGGTGCTATGACTGCAAGGCTGCTGTCTGGACGTGCAGACTCAGAGGCTGCCTgttgttgtataaatataaaacatacaaaaaatatggttgtcttttatccccactttAGGTctacaccgcagtgccccaagatatcttggATATACAGCCTAAgtaggtatttgtgtgtgtgtgtgtgtgtgtgtgtgtgtgtgtgtatgtgtgtgtgtctgtgtgtacatctgtgtgtgtgtatgtatgagtgtgtgtgtgtgttgtaaaaatataaaaaataaataagtatggTTGTCTATTATCCCCACTTTAGTTCTACACCAGTGTCTCTTAAATTGCTACATGagggaacacacaacacaataacctttggcccaattgataagatataattgcccacctaaacatacaaagccctatacacatccatcccttaaaaacattcataacaacctgtaaaggtacagcatggaatcttaatgtcactcgccatattgtcctgtcacggcttctctcccacccatccttccttctcgtccaatggcaggcctccttttatcctgtacctgcatcacctgtgacatcatcccacagccACCCTAAGCATACGTGGTAGCGCTAACCTTGCTATCATCCTGCCTTCTGCCCCCACCGATCATGTATGCTCTGCCTTTAGCCTCCGGTCTTGTCCAGGCCTGTTTGCCTTTGGGCCCCCGCTAGCACCACCGCCCCCACTTCCACCCCttaatccccacccccacacatgcaAACTAGTGTGCAAACTGCCCACAAATGggtctcttcccttcctccatcttaCACAGCAGCAGTGGGAGAGGCCGACAAATGTCTGTTGACTTCAGATAGGGCCACGGAAACAGACCAAAGTATGGTTTCTCTTGAGTGTAACTCAGTGGTTATGGGTCACTCACAAGTGTATGAGTGACTCACGGGCACCTACACGGCTGAAAATTGCAACCTTACATGGGTGGCAGCTCACGAAATCTGCACCCCTGGAGCTCCTGGGGATTTTCAAGCAGCCCCATGCACTTTAGCTCTGAGAGGGCGGTGTGGCCGATGGGTTAGGGCCACCTCTGCTAAATTCTTGGAGATGCACTTTAGCTCTGGGAGGTGGGTCTGAGGGAATGATTGACAGGCGACCGCGGGTTGTCCTGTTTGAATGAATGAGCCCAGAGGCCACGCCCATCTGCTGAATATGCATGAGGACCGCAGCCAATGGCGGGGCGAGGAGGTTGTTTTAAACGGCAGGGCCCGCTGGCCAATCAGGCGGCTCTCGTGCAGGCAGCTAGCGCGAGGCTGCGTCGCGCCCCGCGCTGCCCAGACCGGCGAACAATACAGGTACGGCCCGCACCGCAGCCCGCGCCCCTAGCCAGATGTTCCGCAGCTGCAGCGGCGCCCACACAACTTTCCACCCGCGCCTCCACTCCCGCGTCCTTGCTACCCCTTCTCCTTTTTCGCTGCTCGGCGGCAGGGAAGGAAGACGCCATTCAGGTGCCTCAACTTTTCGGGTGGCTGGGCTCAGCAGCCCCCGGCCAGATGTTCCGCAGCGCGGCGAGCGAGTGGCGGCTGCGGGCTTCGCGGGCCGAGCCGATGGCTCTGCGTGAACATGGCCGTCGCGGAGCGCCCGGTGGTCAGGGAGGCCGGGGCAGGTGCGGGAGGAGCATGGCGGGTGCAGACTCGGGCGAGGCCGCGGGGCCGGGGGCGCCGCCGCCGGAGCGTCATGGCCGCACGGGCGCCTTTGTTATCCCGTGTCGGGGGCGGGGAGGCCGGGCTGGCGGCTCGGCGCCCTCGGGCGGCCCGCGTCGGGGGCGAGGCGGGGTGGGGGCGTGGCGAGCATGTCGGGGGCGCGGCCCGCGTCGGGGGCGGGGAGGCCGGACTGGCGGCTCCGCGCCCTCCGGCGGCCCGCgtcgggggcggggcggggcggggcggggcgggggcgtgGCGAATGTGGCGGAGGCGCGGCCCGCGTCGGGGGCGGGGAGGCCGGGCTGGCGGCTCTGCGCCTTTGGGCGGCCCACGtcgggggtggggcggggcgagTGGGGCGGGGCGTGGTGAGCgttgggaggggaggggtgggggccGGCGAGCGTGGCGGGGGCGGGCCGAGTGGGGCGGGGGCGTGGTGAGCGTGGGGCAGGGCGAGGCGAGCGTGGGACGGGGCCCGCGAGCGGGCGACTGCGGCGGGCCGGGGCCGCTTTGTTCCCCGCTGTCGCGGCCTGAACCGGCCGCACGCGGATCAGCCATTTTAGGGAGTCCGGGGGCGGGGCGAGTGTGTCGGGACAGGGTGGGGGCGTGGCGAGCGTGTGGGGGCGTGGCGAGTGTAGCGGGGGCGGGGTGAGCGTGGGGCGGGGCCGGCGAGCGGGCGACTGCGGCGGGGCCCGGGCCGCTTTGTTCCCCGCAGTCGCCGCCTGCGCCGGCCGCGCGCGGATCAGCCATTTTTAGCGAGCCCGGGGGTGGCAGCAGCGGATTTGACGGGCACTTTCTTTCATCCCGAGGCTTTGGACGAAATGGAAGGTGAATGACGGGTGTCCGAAGCAACGGGGACGTGACCCCGATATGGGCTGTCTGTTGCCGGCCTGGACGCCTGGGTgcgcacctacacacacacacacacacacacacacacacacacacacacacacaaaacacacaacacacataaacacacacaccacataacacacaaacacacacaacacacacataaacacatacacacaacacacagacaccacacataaacacacacaccacacgcgcgcgcgcgcgcgcacacacacacacacacacacacacacacacatacatacatacatatacacacaccggGTTGCCGAGGCTGGGCTTTAAAGCAGCCCTGAGGGCCTTTGATGCCAAGGGGAGTGGTTTAGTTTTCCATGGTGACCTTGGGTGTGGGAAAAGGAAAAGATGGCGGGAAGCGGGCGAGAATTATTATTCACttattatttgttattattattattaaatcattATTGTTTCCAAGTAAAATGCAGCAGTGGGTTAGACCTGCAAGCCATTTTTATAAAGCCATTAACGCTTGAAATTTTTgcatattaatttattaatgatTCACAATAATTAATAACTGTTCTTTAATTAACTTATTcacttattttaattcatttcacGTATTTGATCCCCGAGATGGGACAGTGAGAGATTTATTTTTACCGCGTTTTACAGAATAAGAGAGTGAGAATTATTATTCACGTATTATTTGtcattatttattacttttttacttagtattttgtgttatttttaccATTTATTTGTTACTTATTAATTGTTCATTTATTATCTATTATCTTTACTCATTTttactatttacttatttattttctattattatttactacactattattatttcattattttattattgttattatttcattctcttcttAAAAATAAGTGATGCTTTACATTTAACAACCCTGGCATTTGACACCTGTTCCGATTTATGTCTCCTTTGATTTTCTATTGAAACTTTAAGAATTCTATCTCTTATGACCTACCCTGTCTAGAATTACTTAGTTATTACTTACTTACTATActagtatttattattattatttcattattaagttatcatcatcatcatcatcattgtttcATTCTCTTCTTAAAAACAAGCGATGCTTCACATTCAACAGCCCTGGCATTTCATACCTGTTCCAATTTATGTCTCCTTTGATTTTCTATCAAAACGTAAGAATTaaagggactttttttttctctttgtcttctatAACAcatcagtcaggatggctaaaGGTGATCCCAAGAAACCAAAGGGCAAGATGTCCGCCTATGCCTTCTTCGTGCAGACGTGCAGGGAAGAACACAAGAAGAAAAACCCAGAGGTTCCAGTCAACTTTGCTGAGTTTTCCAAGAAGTGCTCTGAGAGGTGGAAGGTATCTCCGCTATTTGATTTGTACAATTTGTGCAATTTGCTCACTTGCACATTTACCCCAATGGGCCCCAATCGGCCAACTGTTTTCTTCTCTACATTAAAAATTAAGTGCAAAGCCTTTTTTCCCTACTTGAAAGGGGTTCTGTAGCTGCCACTTTAGTTATAAAACCACTGGGTTCCACTACCTCTAGGAAtttaacaagtttttttttttttttttttttttttttttttgcagacgATGTCTAGCAAAGAGAAATCAAAGTTTGACGAAATGGCCAAGGCGGATAAGGTACGCTACGATCGTGAAATGAAAGATTATGGGCCAGCTAAAGGAGGCAAAAAGAAGAAGGACCCGAATGCCCCCAAAAGACCTCCGTAAGTGgctataaatatatgatatataaataatataagcataaatataaataataaatattataaatataaatatcctCTGTGCTTACTTGAGGATTTGTAGTTTTGGGTACAGCAATCGCTTCTGGATTTTATTGTTCATTCCTATTCACTCCCATAGCCCCACTCGTAGTTCTATCTGGGAGACCAAGCGTGTAAACGCACGCAAGTGAGGAAGGAAGCGGAGAAGATGCTTTAAAGGTCCCTATATCaagatcttttatttatttatttatttattttttttttactttttcaaggcagggttctCTCCCCAAGCACAGTCAACATAGGAtggcatttcctttttttttttttctcttccgaTGTAGCGTTGAATGTAGCGATTCAGTGCCTGAGAGGACAAAACATGGCGAGAAGTAATCGTATTTCCTAGTGGTATGTTTATGCTTAGCTACCTTAcatgtaagcccagcacttgggccGGAGGACGCAGGGTGGAAGGTTTGAATCCAGCATGGGTCACGTAGCTGCAAGAAGGGGGTGTGTGactctaggatttttttttttttgtacatatGTAACTGATTTATATAAGTTTCTGCCTGAAGGTCTGGATTTTTCTTGTTCTGCTCTGAATTCCGCCCGAAGATCAAATCTGCAAACCCTGGCATCTCTATTGGAGATGTGGCCAAAAAGCTGGGTGAGATGTGGAATAACTTAAGTGACAGTGAAAAGCAGCCTTACATGACCAAGGCAGCaaagctgaaggagaagtatgAGAAGGTAAGCCTTGGAGGCCATTGACTTGAAAATTTGAATGATCAAGAGACATTTACATATGGAAATCATTGCCCTGTTTGCTTTCTTAAGCAAACCGCTGCACCTAGAGCCCTTAGGGTTTAGCCTCGTTCCCAATGTGTCCCTGTTCCTTGCAGGATGTTGCTGACTATAAGTCTAAAGGGAAGTTTGATGGTGCCAAGGGTCCTGCTAAAGTTGCCCGGaaaaaggtggaagaagaggaggaggaggaggaagaagaagaggaggaggaggaagaggaagaagatgaataaAAACTCTGTCTCCTTGTGAATACCTTAGAGTAGGAGAGCGCTGTGATTGACACATCTCTTATTTGAGTCGTGTCTATTGCCCTTGTTAGGtttaattacaaaatttgatCACGATCATATTGTAGTTTCTCAAAGTGTCAGTGGTTTACATGAAGTGGCCGTGGGTGTCCGGAGCGCCCTGAAACTGTATCAAAGTTGTACATAGctccaaacatttttaaaaagaaaaggcactCTCTCGTCCTCCTCACTTCAGTGCACTTTGCTGTTGGGGTGACAAGGCATTCGAAGATTTTTTTCTGGCATTTTGTTCTCAACTCGTAAGGTAGTGTTAACTCTATGGCTATTGGCTAGAAATCCTGAGTTATCAGCTGTACATATCTATAGTTTGTAAAGAGAACAAAACAGCCCAGACAGATTCTTGATGCTCCTTGTTTGGCGTGGACGTTGTGAGGGGAGATGCCTTTCAGAGGGGGCCGTAGCTCAGGGCGTGCACTGTGAGGCTGGACCTGTTGATACTGCGGTGGGCATCCATTTAGCTTCAGGTAGTCTTGTTTTTGTACATAGTGGCATAGCATTCTGCTGACATTCTTAGTTGTGGAGGCGGGGGGAGGGGTCAGCTGGCATGAGAAGTGTTTGGAGTTTTTCCTTTAGTTAAGTGCAGtagattttaaactttttaaagcaACTGTAGAACTCATCGTTGTCAGCAAAGTGAAGAACTACTGCATCAATGGAAGGTCAAGAACCCTCTGTACCTAAACCCAATTTGCAacattctgttattttttgtATGTTTAGAATGCTGAAATGTTTTTGAAGTTAAATAAACAGTATTACATTTTTAAAGCTGTTCTGTATTACACTGGCCTTAATTTCTGACTCACCAGTCTTAATGAAGCCACTTGCTTTCTTGTGCCTCTAAAACTGCTAAGGTCTCTTCCACCTAGGAACAGGTGAAGGGGATGGGTAGTACTTGAAGCCCTTTCTTGATTTGTGTCTGGCATTAGAGAGAAGCACTGCTCATGCCGTAGACAGTGGTTAACAGCCTATGGGAAAGCAAGCCCCTAGCTAAAACCTCTGCCTGCCATCATGACTTCTTTGTGGCACATGAGGTATTGCAACCCAACCCCTTTTGACCCTTTGCCCCAGCATGTGTAGTAGGCAGTTACTAGGCTCACAATCACAAGTCATGACCTATGTCTCTTTCTGGAAGCCCAGAAATGATGCGGGTTGGAG
The window above is part of the Rattus norvegicus strain BN/NHsdMcwi chromosome X, GRCr8, whole genome shotgun sequence genome. Proteins encoded here:
- the Hmgb3 gene encoding high mobility group protein B3 isoform 2 (isoform 2 is encoded by transcript variant 2), whose translation is MFRSCSGAHTTFHPRLHSRVLATPSPFSLLGGREGRRHSVRMAKGDPKKPKGKMSAYAFFVQTCREEHKKKNPEVPVNFAEFSKKCSERWKTMSSKEKSKFDEMAKADKVRYDREMKDYGPAKGGKKKKDPNAPKRPPSGFFLFCSEFRPKIKSANPGISIGDVAKKLGEMWNNLSDSEKQPYMTKAAKLKEKYEKDVADYKSKGKFDGAKGPAKVARKKVEEEEEEEEEEEEEEEEEEDE
- the Hmgb3 gene encoding high mobility group protein B3 isoform 3 (isoform 3 is encoded by transcript variant 3) yields the protein MEVRMAKGDPKKPKGKMSAYAFFVQTCREEHKKKNPEVPVNFAEFSKKCSERWKTMSSKEKSKFDEMAKADKVRYDREMKDYGPAKGGKKKKDPNAPKRPPSGFFLFCSEFRPKIKSANPGISIGDVAKKLGEMWNNLSDSEKQPYMTKAAKLKEKYEKDVADYKSKGKFDGAKGPAKVARKKVEEEEEEEEEEEEEEEEEEDE
- the Hmgb3 gene encoding high mobility group protein B3 isoform 1 (isoform 1 is encoded by transcript variant 1), which gives rise to MAKGDPKKPKGKMSAYAFFVQTCREEHKKKNPEVPVNFAEFSKKCSERWKTMSSKEKSKFDEMAKADKVRYDREMKDYGPAKGGKKKKDPNAPKRPPSGFFLFCSEFRPKIKSANPGISIGDVAKKLGEMWNNLSDSEKQPYMTKAAKLKEKYEKDVADYKSKGKFDGAKGPAKVARKKVEEEEEEEEEEEEEEEEEEDE